In bacterium, the genomic window ACGGCGAGACCCGGCTGACCTCGGAGTTGCTTACCCTGGCGCCGCGGGTGACGGACTGCAACGGCGCTTTTTTCGATGTACTCAACGATTTTCGCGGCTGCATTATCGGTCTTCACTATGTGCTCAAGCGTCAGGGACTGCTGGATGCCATCTGGACGCTGCACAAAGCGCTCACCCTGGATGA contains:
- a CDS encoding dihydrodipicolinate synthase family protein, which translates into the protein GETRLTSELLTLAPRVTDCNGAFFDVLNDFRGCIIGLHYVLKRQGLLDAIWTLHKALTLDEGQRKEIERVYRLYPDLNDDDFIEQNLDQWLR